The proteins below come from a single Gossypium raimondii isolate GPD5lz chromosome 2, ASM2569854v1, whole genome shotgun sequence genomic window:
- the LOC105788719 gene encoding GDP-mannose transporter GONST2 — protein sequence MSSIKLDEVVCRDSEESELSSWNEKVTSDEKVNRVYEILNGIHKQGQRSLGSITTNVENGTLTDRLFKGNKAAIGDSFNLPFDRSEKHAHVIGRRSGPLISGTAYCISSCSMILLNKVVLSSYNFNAGISLMFYQNLISCVVVAILGLCGAVSVEKLNWKLIRVWLPVNIIFVGMLVSGMYSLKYINIAMVTILKNMTNILTAIGEYYVFRKHQNQKVWTAMFMMIISAVTGGITDLSFDAKGYTWQILNCILTAAYSLTLRLVMDKAKQATKSGSLNNMSMVLLNNLLSLPFAIFLIFVLNEWEYVITTNVIKLPVFWVVATASGLLGLAISFTSMWFLHQTGPTTYSLVGSLNKVPISIAGLMLFKVPLSVPNMFSILFGLFAGILFARAKMS from the exons ATGTCGAGTATCAAGTTAGATGAGGTTGTTTGCCGTGATTCTGAGGAATCAGAATTAAGCTCTTGGAATGAGAAAGTGACTTCAGATGAAAAGGTTAATAGAGTATATGAGATCCTAAATGGCATCCATAAGCAAGGGCAGAGGTCACTTGGCAGTATCACCACAAATGTTGAGAATGGAACACTGACTGATAG GTTATTTAAAGGGAATAAAGCAGCAATTGGTGACAGTTTCAATCTTCCATTTGATCGGAGTGAAAAACATGCACATGTAATTGGAAGAAGATCTGGACCTCTTATATCCGGAACAGCATACTGCATTTCTTCGTGCAGCATGATATTACTGAATAAAGTTGTTCTctcaagttataattttaatgcAGGAATATCATTGATGTTTTATCAG AATCTGATAAGTTGTGTAGTTGTTGCCATATTGGGACTGTGTGGAGCAGTTTCAGTCGAAAAGCTGAATTGGAAGCTGATCAGGGTTTGGCTCCCTGTAAATATAATCTTTGTTGGCATGCTTGTGTCGGGAATGTATAG TttgaaatacataaatataGCAATGGTGACCATCCTAAAGAACATGACGAATATTTTAACAGCAATTGGAGAATATTATGTTTTCCGAAAGCATCAAAATCAGAAAGTGTGGACGGCAATGTTTATGATG ATTATCTCTGCTGTCACTGGTGGTATTACAGATCTCTCATTTGATGCCAAAGGGTATACATGGCAGATTTTGAATTGCATCTTAACAGCTGCCTATTCG CTTACTTTGCGGCTTGTCATGGATAAAGCTAAGCAGGCAACCAAATCAGGATCACTTAATAACATGTCCATGGTTTTACTGAATAATTTGTTGTCTCTGCCCTTTGCAATCTTCCTGATTTTCGTTTTGAATGAATGGGAATATGTAATAACTAC CAATGTGATTAAATTGCCAGTGTTTTGGGTTGTTGCAACAGCTAGTGGGTTGCTTGGACTTGCCATTAGCTTCACATCCATGTGGTTTTTGCATCAAACTGGACCAACCACTTACAG TCTTGTAGGTTCCTTGAACAAGGTTCCCATCTCTATAGCCGGACTCATGCTGTTCAAAGTTCCACTCAGTGTACCAAACATGTTCAGCATACTTTTTG GTTTATTTGCTGGAATATTGTTTGCCAGAGCCAAAATGTCATGA